The nucleotide window AGCTGATTTTGGATGGTAAAAATTTTTTATGGACTTTTTGAGTTGCATCTTACATGAATAATATTCATAGAATGAGGTAATTTTTAATGAGTATGAGAAGAATTATATCACTTACAGCTTTTTTATCATTTTTTGTTATGCTTCTGACAAGCGTTATTTTGTATATCGTTCCTCAAGGCCGTGTTGCCTATTGGGCTGACTGGAGACTTTGGACTCTCTCAAAAGATCAATGGGGAGCAATTCATATAAATGCTGGTTTTCTTTTGCTTTTGTCAATTATATTGCATATTTATTATAACTGGAAACCAATTGTTCTATATCTTAAAAATCAAGCTAAACAGATAACAATTTTTACAAAAGAATTCAATGCAGCTTTGATTTTAACTATAATATTGGTAGTTGGAACATATGTTGAAATCCCTCCTTTTTCAACAATCATAAATATAAGTGATGGTTTTAAAGAATCAGCGGCAAAGGAATATGGAGAACCTCCATATGGACATGCAGAACTGTCATCAATTAAAACTTTTTCAAAAAAAATGAATATTGATTTGAAAGCCGGAATCAAATTTTTGGAAGAAGCAGGTTATAAAATCAGTCAAGATACCCAAACCCTGAAAGAAATTGCCAAAGAAAATAACATTTCACCACAACAAATCTATTTGATTATCTCCCGAGAATCAAACAAAGAGTCATTATTTTCAGGAAAAACTACTACTCTGCCTGAAAACCCACCTCCAGGAACCGGAAATTTGACTTTAGCGGACTTTTGCAGTCAATACAATCTTAATATCAAAATTGTAACAAGGTCATTGAAAGAATCAAATATAGTATCAAAAGCTGATATGACCATCAAAAAAATTGGTGAAACAAACAAGATAAGTCCAACTGATATCTACGAACAGATAAAATTAATCACAAGCAAGAATCTTGAAAATTAATTTATAAAATTATTTGCAAAAATGTAATGATGAAAATTTGCAGAAAATGGTTGTTTTTCCTTGGTAAGGCAATAAAGCAAAGCCATATCAAGTCAAACAATTGGGAAACTAAAGTGGACACGGTAAGGTGCAGAACCGTCAGAATCTGCTGAAAAAAATATCAGCGAGGCACCATAAAATAAATCCCGCATTCATCATCCACCTGCCGCATGGATTGCAGTGTCACCCAGCTGTCATCATCTGTTTGCCCCATTTTTTTCTCATTGTGCCGTTTTAATAACGGTTTTTTATCTTTTGAATGGCTTTGATACTGGAGCGGTGCCTTAAAAAGGCCGTCTCCACCGCTCATGTCATTCCACTCATACAATAAATTTTCAATATGCTCTTTTGTTGTTTTACCCTTTTGAGGTGATGCCATGCTGCAGCGCCGTGTAAGGCAAAAAGCTGCATGCCTGATCTTGTCATCTTTAAGATTGATTTGATTCGCCATATTGTTGCCCATAAGACCTGCTCCATGGCGCATCACAATAACCAAGGCTGCATGCAAAGCTCTTTTCCGGGCAGGTGATGAAAACGGGGTTAAACTGGTCGGTTCAACAAATCTGTAAAAAGATTGATGATAGGCTTTGAAATTTTCAAAATGGGACATGTCCCGTGCATGATTGCGAAAATAGTGGGTCACCACGATCCCGGGGACATTGTTTCGTCCAACCCGGCTGCCGGCCTGTATATACTCGCCTGTTGTAAAAGGCTGGCCATTGATGACCATCAACCCCAGCCGGGAGATATCCAGGCCCACAGACACCATATTGGTGCATAACAGAACGCAAATAGCCTGGTTGTTTTCTTCTGAATAAGGAATCTCCAGATCATCCAGATATTTTCTGATTTCATTGGCATTTCTATTGCTGGTCAATTCGGCAATGCCGCTTTCCGTATATAGCCTTCTTGTGTTTAAAAATGCATTAATGATTTTTCTTTCCCGGTCGTCATCATTTTTGGATACTTTAAATTTTCTGCAAAACTCATGAAATCCTCTGGATAAGGGATCTGTTTGACCCTGTTCGTCATCCAATAACCTTCGGATATACAATTCCAGGTATTTTCTGACATCATCCCCGATTAAATTATGGGTGATTCCAAGTCCCCTTAAACTGCCGTGATAGGCTACCAGGGTCCACCATGCATCCTGAATGCTTTCATCCGAGTAGTTCCAAAGGGAAGGCGACAGCAAAAGAGCAGCACCCAATGGCGCAAAAGATTCGGTTCGTTTGAGTCCCGGAGAATAATAGCCCAGGTATAAGCGTCCTGGTTTTTCTTTGTCTACCCTGGCAAAAAAAGAATCTTTCCAATTGAGTCCAGGAGACGGAAAAATGTTCACATCACGGGCATAAAGCTTTTTAACCTGTTCTTTTGCATTGCGAATGGTTGCCGTGGATGCAATATATTTGGGACAGTGGTCTTTGAGTTTTAAAACCGTATCAAATCCGGCTTCGTACACACCTGCAATGGTTCCAATCTCTCCTGCGATCAGGTGCAGTTCATCTTGAATGATTAAATCCGGTGGCCGAAATGGACCGGTTCCCCGGGACGCATTACCCAGAAAGATGGTGGTATCCTTATTCCATGCAAACATGGCAAATTTGTCAATTGTGGCAAGCAAAAGCGTGGGCGGATGCTGATACAGGTGTTCATCCACCACATTGATCGGAAGAACCGGGTTGGTGCTGCCGCCAAAATCACAGCCGCTGTTGGTGCAGCAAAAGTAAAATTGTCCTTTATTTGCACAGAAACCCGATTTTGATATATCCGGGTTTAAGGAGAGTTTTTTTCCGCACCAGGGACATTGTGTGACGACAAATTTTTCAAGGCCTGTGCCATTGCCCTGTAATGCATCATCCAGTATTTTTTCGGCATCTTTAAAGTTGTTGGGTGAACTTGCTCCACCCACCCATAATCCGGCTGTTATGGGTTCTGACCCCAGCAGTTGAGGGTTTTTCCTGCGCAAGAGTTCAAGTGCGCACATGAGTATGGATGCCCGCTGGAATTGCTGTATGGTAAGAAGCCTTAATGTATATCTCATGATCACAGTGGTTCCTGCCCCGGCTTGGGGAAAGCGCATGCGCCGGTAGGTGACAAGAAATGCGATGATGGCAAGGTAGGCTTCTGTCTTGCCGCCTCCGGTCTGGAACCATAACAGATCAACCAGATCCCGGTCCGGATTGTTTTCGTCAATTAACGAGGGAAGGGTTAGCAACAGAAAACCAAGCTGAAAAGGGCGCCACAATGGTTTTTTTACCTTGCGCGTCTGCATATACGAAAGCATGGCTTCATGGGCAAAAGAAAACGCTTTTGCCACCATGGGATCATTAAGGCAGTTTATTCCTTGGTTCATTCTCTGTGCTGTTTTTTCAAGCCGCTTTAACATTGTGAAGGCTGTATTTTGCTGTCCTAAAGGCAGGGCCTTGGACTCTTTGTATAGCCCTGCTATCCAGGTTTCATAAGCTTTTGTAAACCCGGTCAAGTTTTTTTGAATTGTTTTTGGCTGGTGTTCGGTTTTGGCAAGGCAGGACAATTGAAGCACTGTATTGTCAATTACACCCACATCCGTTTTCATCAACGGGACTTCATAAGAAGGAATAAAACAGGCTTTGATTGAGGTTATGCAGCCATTGTTTTCGGACCAGTCCGGAGAAACGCCATGCCCGATGGCATAAACGGTTTTGTCTGCGTAAAGCAATTCAAATTCTTTGTCTTCTTGAGCCATTGTATCAATTTCATTGCCGGGATAGGGAAGAACCGTTCCTGCCTGAATATGGCAGTCAAAAGACAATTGGAACAGATGGGTTTTTTCCCAGGCTTCAGGATTGATTTTTTTTGCAACAGCACAGTTTACAATGGAAACCGTTAAAATATACCCATCCTGATGATTATTGTCGGGATAAGGCCGCCATTTCACATGAAGTTGAGCAGATGCTTGATTGTCCTGTTCAAGTTCTTGATGGTGCAGTATGGGGATGGGGGTTTCATCATTCAACTGCTGATCGTTTTCAGGCACTTTGAGTATGATGCAATCTTCGTGATTTGGGTTGTCGTCCGGCAAGGCACACCGTTCCCAGGTTTGCCCGGGTTCTTTTGTGTATCTGGCAGCCTTGAGAAGCACTTCTATGACAATGTTTTTGTTTACAAAAAAGCTGAGTCCTACGGCTGAGGGCGGTCGATAACGACAAACAGAGGAAGCCTTTTTGGCTTTGTTTTGTTCGATAGGGCTTTCTTCCACGCCAAACACCGGCTTTTCATCTGCCTGGTCATTTAAATCATCAACTGAACTACCAACTGAACTACCAACTGAATCACCAGGTGAGAACCATTCATTGGACGGGTCTTCCATGTGCCCGTACAATATACCGCAGGAATACAGGGAGGAAGGGCGTATCTGGTTTAATTGTTCGTTTGATTCATAAAAAGGGCCTACAAGGCATCGTTTAAGCCAATCTTTTATCTCTTTTCTTGCTTTTGTGAATGTGTTGTCAGGCATAAGAATAATAAAATTCTTTATTATTGATTTAAAAAGAACGCAATCCCTCATTGGACGGGGTTAAACTTAAAAAAAATAAAATCTTTGATTTTCAATCACACAAATCCATACAGTATCGTATTGTAATCCGTCAAGGAAATTGCAAGATTAACAGGTTTAATCGAAAAAATGAGAAAAAATCGCTAAATTAAAAAAGATGAGATGTTTTGATTCCTTCCGGGTTGACATTTGAAAAGCATAAATTTACGTTAAGGGTTTGATATCGGTCAAACAAAAGCAGAATTTTAGCCCTGGTTACTGGCTTGAGGTGCTGATGGAAAAGGTGAAAAGAATATGAAAAAGAAAAAATAATACACTGATGAACCAAAATTCAGAGCTGTTTGGCTCAATTTATTTCATTGGCGATTTTAACATTTTAAATATAAACAAAGGTATATGCATGAAAAAATGGTTGCAGGAACATTTGATATGTCCTGAATGTCTTGACTCACAAACAGCATTGACGCTTGAGATACAAGAAGAACACAATGATGATATACTTGAAGGAACATTAAATTGTCCGGGCTGTGGAAGCAGATATTTGATTCAGGAGGGCGTTGCCGTTATTGTTCCCCAAAAGACACTGCCTCATACCAAGGGGCATACAACATACAATTCCCAAAGCATGATGTCAGCCTATCTGTGGAGTCATTATTCTGAGTTTTTTAACGGTCCTGATGCCACGGATGCCTACCGAAAATGGGCGTCTTATTTCAAGCAAACAGATGGCTGGGCATTGGATATTGGATGTTCTGTGGGGCGCTTGTCCTTTGAGTTGAGCAAAACACACACCTATGTGATTGGAGTGGATACTTCGTTATCTTTTATCAAAAAAGCCCGTCAGCTTTTATCTGATAAAAAGCTTGAGTTTGATCTCATTGTGGAAGGGCATATCACAGAAGAGCGTGAATGTGAACTGGACCCGGAATACGATTATAACGCCACAGAATTTATTGTGGCCGATGCTCTGGCTCTTCCCTTTCGTTCCGATCTTTTTGCCACAGCTGCCTCTGTCAATATTTTGGAAAAGCTGCCTGATCCGATTCAGCATTTAAAAGAGGTAAACAGAATTTTACAAAAAGAGCAGGCAAACTTTTTATTCTCCGATCCTTTTTCGTGGGATGAAAGTGTTTCAAGTCCGGATCTTTGGATAAGCGGCCGCAACAAAGGCCCTGGCAAAGGCCGTGGCATGGATAATATTTGCCAATTGATAAAAGGAGAAAACAATGTGTTTGATCCTGGTTTTATCATTCAGGAAAAAGGGGATGTGCTTTGGAAAATCAGGAAAACTCAAAATTTATGGGAACATATCACATCCCAGTTTGTCATTGGTAAAAGAGATTAAAAAGAACTGCCACGGCAGACCCGTTATTTCATCCATATTTGCCAACAGCAAAGCATGAAAGTCATTGTTGAGATTTTTGAAGACTTTAATATAAAGGAGAGTTTGTTTTGGGAAGAAAGCAGGAAGGCATCTGCGGACTGTGTTTTCACAGCCCTGGTTGCGGAGTGATTGTTCATTTTGATGAAGATGATAAAATTGACAGATTGACACCTGATCCGGATGCTCCGTTGGGCAGTGTATTGTGTCCTATTGCCGACAGTGCAAAACAGGTTGTCTACTCTGAAAAAAGAATTCAACAGCCATTGAAACGGGTAGGGCCAAAGGGGACTTTGAAGTTTGAGCCGATCAGCTGGGATGAGGCCTATGATATTATTGTTGAAAATCTCAATAGCCTGAAACACAAATACGGCCCTGAAACCGTTGGATTTTATGCCGGAACCGGTTCGTATGAGCGCTCTTTTAAAGATATATACCAGTTGAAAGGGTCCAAGATCTATCTGGCCAGCAGTATTTTATTTCCTTTTGGATCACCCAATACTTTTGGAGTCGGTGCCCCCTGCTATACGTCTCTTGGTGTTCTGGCACCTCAATTGACCATGGGATGTCTTCATACTGACATGTTTTCAGATGTGGATAATTCAGATCTGATTCTTGTCTGGGGAACAGATCCTTCCACTTCCACGCCTCCTGAAATGTTTGGACGGCTTATCACGGCAGCCAATGAAGGTGCCCGTATTATCGTAATTGATCCCAGGCGCACAAATGCAGCCAGGCTGCCCGGCAGTGAGTGGCTGCCCATAAGGCCTGGATCTGATGGCGCTCTTGCACTGGGGTTATCCCATATACTGATCAGGGACGACTGGGTAGATGATGTTTTTGTTGAAGACTGGACATTGGGATATGATGAATTTGCAGAGTATGTAAAGGAATTTACTCCTGAATATGTGGCTCAATTGACAGGCATTGAAACTGATCGGATCGAACAGCTGGCTGAGGAAATAGCAGATTCTGAAGGGGCCAGCTATGTCATGTATACCGGACTGGAATATACCAAAAGCGGTGTCCAGAATCTTCGGGCTGTCATGGTACTCTGGGCCTTGGCAGGGCAATTTGATGTGGAGGGCGGCCGGTGTTTTGCCAGGCGGGAAAATTTGATTCCTATGGATAAAAGCTGTCAGATTCAAACTCCTGGATATGAAAAATCCATTGGAAAGGGCCATTTTCCAGTGTATTCTTATTTTTGCGGCGGAGAACCCCATGCAAACCTTCTGCCCAAAGCCATCCTTGAATCAGAACCTTATAAAATCCGATCTTTGTTTGTTCTGGGGGCTTCCATTTTGACATCATGGCCAGACCCGCAGTTATGGCAGAATGCGTTTGATGAACTGGATTTCATGGTTTCTATTGATCTGCAGCTCACAAGGGATGCTGCCTGGGCTGATATTGTTCTTCCCGCCACAACTGCGTTTGAGCAGGAATCCTATTGTTATTATGGTAATGCGCTGAGGCTAAGAAAAAAAATCATTGAGCCTGTTGGCCAGAGCAGGTCTTGTTATGATATCCTGGCTGAACTGGCAAATCGTCTGGAATACGGGCATCTTTATCCCCAGGACAGCAAGGCGCTTCTTGAACAGATAGTTCAAGGGACCGGGCATACCATGGAGGATCTGGAACAGGCTCCGAAAAATACAGTCCGGGGTAAAACTCAACCCATGGTGTATCGAAAGTGGGAAAAAGGATTGCTCAGAAAAGATGGAAAACCGGGATTTGAAACACCCTCCGGGAAATTTGAAATCAAGTCCACCATTCTTGAACAATTCGGATACAATGGTTTGCCAAAATATGAAGAGTCCATAGAAACTCCTGTCAGCAATCCGAGGATGCTCAAACGTTATCCCCTGATTCTCGGCACCGGCCCTTTTAAACCGGATATGAAGTCCTGCCTGAGAGCCATACCTGATTTTATGGAAAAATATCCTTATCCCATGGTCCAGATGAACCCTGAGGATGCTGCGGCACGAAATATTAAAACCAAAGATCCGGTAGTGATTAAAACAGCCAGGGGATCGGTTATGATGCGGGCCTATCTCACCGAAGATATCATGGAAGGATTTGTCTATGCTCCGGTTGGCGGCGGAGGCCCTCAGGGGACGGATGAATGGAAAAAAGCAAATGTCAATATTTTAACAGACCTTGAACAATTTGATCCGATTTCAGGATTTCCTGTTTATAAGACCTTGCTGTGTCAGGTTAAAAAGAAAAAACGTCAGCGCAGAGGCATTGCTGTTCAAGATCCCAGTCTGGGATGTGTAGGGTGATAAAATAAACTACAATGATGTTTTCAAAAATAAATCGTTCTTCAGGTAGTTTACCATTAAATTGCAGGAAGGTTTATGGTATAGATGCGTCAAAGATTTCGGGATAAGAAAATAACAATGGATAATATGATTTAAATATGAAAATTAATATTGCAATCAACGGGTATGGCAGAATCGGACGTTGTATTACCAGGGCTTTGTATGAATCTGAAAAGTTTTATGACAAAATTAATCTTGTGGCTGTCAATGAGATGGCCGATGCAAATACCATCTATCATTTGACCAAATATGATTCCACACATGGCAGGTTTCCTTTTAATGTTAAAAATGAAAAATCAGCTATGGTGATCAATGAAGATCACATAAAAATATTGCAGGAAAAAAATATTGTCAACCTTCCCTGGAAAGACCTGAATATTGATGCCGTACTTGATTGCACAGGAATTTATAATGACAGGCAGGCAGCAGAGCTGCATCTTCTTTCAGGAGCAAAAAAAGTTGTTTTTTCACAGCCGGCAGCAGATGAAATGGATGCTACCATTGTGTATGGAGTTAATCATCATATATTGAGAAAAGAGCATACTCTCATCTCAAACGCATCCTGCACCACCAATTGCATTATCCCTGTCCTTCATGTGCTTGACCAGGTACTTAAAATTGAAAGCGGGAGTATCACCACTATTCATTCTGCCATGCATGATCAACCCGTAATTGATGCTTACAATCCAGACTTGAGAAAGACCAGATCAGCCCTGCAGTCAATCATTCCTGTGAATACAGCCCTGGAAAAGGGAATTTCAAAAATATTGCCGTCCATGGAAGGAAGATTTGAAACACTGGCCATCAGGGTGCCCACAACCAATGTGTCCATAATGGATATAACACTTCTGGTAAATAAGGATACCAATATCCAGGCTGTAAATAATGCACTGACCCGCGCATCTGAAAACGACTTGAAAAATATTCTTGGGGTGACGGATGAACATCTGGTGTCATGTGATTTTAACCATGATCCGAGATCCTCTGTCATTGATCTTCACCAGACCCGGGTCAGCAAAAATAGGCTGGTTAAAATCCAGGCCTGGTTTGATAATGAATGGGGATACTCAAATCGAATGCTGGATACAACTATTGCTGCATTTGAAGCAAACTAGACTGTACTTGGATTCTTATCTCTGATTTTAGTGTTGTTTTGGCAAAAAAAATCAGAAAAAGAATCGTTGATTCGATCTTGTCCAGGTTAGGAATTAATTAAATCCGCAGTCCTTATGAAGACAGTTTGATCAATTTTTTTGTGATATCTTTTAATTCTTCCGGTATCTGGTTAATGTCATCAAAGGGCCGTGTTCCATTTCTGTCAGAGGTAACAATTTCATCCATTTCAGGAATAAATCCCAAAATCTGGTAGCCAGGCATACTGTCTTTGATCAATTGCCTGTCTTCTTCTGATTTTACCCGGTTTCCCAATACCACAATATTTTTAATCCCGATATCCTGGCCAAGTTTTCTTATTTTGTCAGCTGCCACCCGGCTTCTTTTGCCAGGGTTAACCACCACAATAAGTGCATCCACAGATCCTGAAGTGGCTCTTCCCAAATGTTCAACACCTGCTTCCATATCCATTATTACAACTTCATTTCTGGCTAAAACAAGGTGATTCATCAAGGCTTTTAAAATGGTTGATTCAGGGCATATACATCCTGATCCTCCTTGTTGAACCGTTCCCATGACCAGCAGTTTAACCCCGTCTTTTTCTATGGAAAACCGGTCAGGAATATCATCCACCTTTGGATTGAGTGTGAAAAATCCGCCCATGGTGCCGGGCTGAGCCCCGGTTCGTTCTGCAATCAGATCGGATAGTTCTGAAACCGGGGTGATTGGTTTTGATTCATCAATACCAAGACCGGCAGCAAGATTGGCCACGGGATCAGCATCAATGGCAATGACTTTTGTGTCTTTATCTAATGCGGCAATGCATCGTGCAATTAAAGAAGTGATTGTTGTTTTACCAACTCCTCCTTTGCCGCCAATAGCAAGTTTTAAGCTCAAAATAGGTCTCCTGAAATTTTAAAAAGTAAATTCTCCTTGATTTGATCCTGAATTCAATCAGGAATTCAGTCAGGATATTTTTTCCAATATGCTTCCCTTATGGTCCAATAAAAAAACGTCATATCCGTTTTTTTGAGCCTCATTCAAAAGGTCTTCTTTTATAATGGCCTGAGGCTCATATTTTTCGTTGATTATATCCTTGGGCATGATAAGGAAGCATTGCATTGCAATTTCTTTTGTTGCAAATGCAGGAATAAAAACAGCGTTTGTTTCTTTATCAGTATAACCCACAAATTGTTCGTCTTTAGTCCCGGGATTTTGAACAACAATATAATACCAGGTTTCTTTTGTCTGTTCAGTCAATTTTCTAAATTCCTCCTGAAAGGTTTGTGTCTTTCAAATATAAGCCTATTTTATACAAAATAAAGGTATAAAATAGGCAATACAAAGAAAAAAAGCCCCTGTCCTTCATACTGGATCAGGGGCTTTTAAAAGCTTTAGGGCTTAGGAGATACTAAATTTCAAGCCATGAATCAGAATAGAGTGTTTCGCCCATAATGACTTTATAGGTTTTTGCATAATCCTGCAGTTCTTTATCCAGGCCTGCAATATCAGGTTCATTGCCATCCATCATGCCGTAAATCAGGTCAACGATATCCTGACGCTGGCCTTTGGCAATAGCAGTCAATTGTTTGTCAAGGGGATCAGAAATGACGGATTTCATACCGTATTTTTCAAGCATAACCATGTAGGTCTGATTGAGAATGCCGCGAAGATGTTCCGGAGGTCCATTGGAGATATTGGAAAGACCGCAGGTAGACTTAGCACCCGGTGCAATCTCTTCAAGCATCATCTGGAAATTCATCAGACTCATCAACTGCTGCTGCTGGATATTGACTGGGGTTACAATACCGTCAACCCAGATCCGTTCATTTGCAACGCCCGCTTCGTTGGCAAAATAAATCAATTCAACGGCAAGGGCGGCTCTTTCATTTTCATCTCTTGGAAGACCTTCCGGACCCCACATCAGTGCAACAAAATCAGCATCGTATTGAGCAGCCAGGGGAACCATTTTTTCATATCTTTCAGGACGTGCCATAATAGAATTGATGATATGCGGCTGATCAGCAGGTTTACAAACTTTAAGTCCTGCTTCAATGGCATCAATGTTTGATGAGTCAAGAAGAAGGGGCATTCCCGGAACAGCTTCCTGAACAACATTGACAACCCATGGCATTAATTCGGTGCCGAATTTTTTTGCAGGCCCCAGGTTGATATCAATATAATCCATTCCCAGTTCTTTTTGTCTTAAAACTTCTTCCTGAATGGGTACTGGATTACGTTTGGCGGGATCTGCTTCTTTGAATTCTTTTCCAATAACTCTGGAAATGACATTCAGACTTTCACCAAATAGTATCATGTTCTCTTCCTTTTATAATTTAAGAATATTTTATTTTTAAAGCCGGGGCATTGATTGAAATTGCCCCGGCTTTTCGTGAGTCTTATTTTGATTTGAGGAATGCAGGCAGATGTGCCGCTTCCCTTGGTCCGACTGTAATGGTCCAGCCGGGCAGTTCTTCTTCAATATCACCTGCAATAGCTGCAGCATAACCCGGAATAATGAGTTCAGTGTGTTTTACCTTGTCCATTATGCCGCTTTTCTTAACAAACATGCCCACATCGTCACCGCCGAATTTACCGGCAGCCCATGCAGTCAGAACAGAAAGACCTTCAGAATCTTTGATTAATAACCATGCAGGAACTTTACTGGCTTCAATTTCACCTGAAACGATAAAATAGGTCAATGCAAAGTTAGTGGTTACAAGAACCGGAGAATTTTCATCCGGGTTCCCAATTTCAAAAATACCTTCAGTTACGGTCATGGGACGCTGGGGATCAGTATAGATATTGAGTCGTTCAAGCAACAAGGGGAACAAAGATTCTGACGTGAAATCAGACATCACAACAATACCGCCGTATTTTGCAACCATCATGCCGGCAATCAGTGTTTCCATATCAAGGTTGGAAGCCATTTCGCAGGGGAATGTAATGGTTGGGAAACCCAAGGCTTTGTTGGAAGCTTTAAGAGCAGCACGCCGGATGGCA belongs to Desulfobacula toluolica Tol2 and includes:
- a CDS encoding DUF4405 domain-containing protein, which translates into the protein MSMRRIISLTAFLSFFVMLLTSVILYIVPQGRVAYWADWRLWTLSKDQWGAIHINAGFLLLLSIILHIYYNWKPIVLYLKNQAKQITIFTKEFNAALILTIILVVGTYVEIPPFSTIINISDGFKESAAKEYGEPPYGHAELSSIKTFSKKMNIDLKAGIKFLEEAGYKISQDTQTLKEIAKENNISPQQIYLIISRESNKESLFSGKTTTLPENPPPGTGNLTLADFCSQYNLNIKIVTRSLKESNIVSKADMTIKKIGETNKISPTDIYEQIKLITSKNLEN
- a CDS encoding helicase-related protein, producing the protein MPDNTFTKARKEIKDWLKRCLVGPFYESNEQLNQIRPSSLYSCGILYGHMEDPSNEWFSPGDSVGSSVGSSVDDLNDQADEKPVFGVEESPIEQNKAKKASSVCRYRPPSAVGLSFFVNKNIVIEVLLKAARYTKEPGQTWERCALPDDNPNHEDCIILKVPENDQQLNDETPIPILHHQELEQDNQASAQLHVKWRPYPDNNHQDGYILTVSIVNCAVAKKINPEAWEKTHLFQLSFDCHIQAGTVLPYPGNEIDTMAQEDKEFELLYADKTVYAIGHGVSPDWSENNGCITSIKACFIPSYEVPLMKTDVGVIDNTVLQLSCLAKTEHQPKTIQKNLTGFTKAYETWIAGLYKESKALPLGQQNTAFTMLKRLEKTAQRMNQGINCLNDPMVAKAFSFAHEAMLSYMQTRKVKKPLWRPFQLGFLLLTLPSLIDENNPDRDLVDLLWFQTGGGKTEAYLAIIAFLVTYRRMRFPQAGAGTTVIMRYTLRLLTIQQFQRASILMCALELLRRKNPQLLGSEPITAGLWVGGASSPNNFKDAEKILDDALQGNGTGLEKFVVTQCPWCGKKLSLNPDISKSGFCANKGQFYFCCTNSGCDFGGSTNPVLPINVVDEHLYQHPPTLLLATIDKFAMFAWNKDTTIFLGNASRGTGPFRPPDLIIQDELHLIAGEIGTIAGVYEAGFDTVLKLKDHCPKYIASTATIRNAKEQVKKLYARDVNIFPSPGLNWKDSFFARVDKEKPGRLYLGYYSPGLKRTESFAPLGAALLLSPSLWNYSDESIQDAWWTLVAYHGSLRGLGITHNLIGDDVRKYLELYIRRLLDDEQGQTDPLSRGFHEFCRKFKVSKNDDDRERKIINAFLNTRRLYTESGIAELTSNRNANEIRKYLDDLEIPYSEENNQAICVLLCTNMVSVGLDISRLGLMVINGQPFTTGEYIQAGSRVGRNNVPGIVVTHYFRNHARDMSHFENFKAYHQSFYRFVEPTSLTPFSSPARKRALHAALVIVMRHGAGLMGNNMANQINLKDDKIRHAAFCLTRRCSMASPQKGKTTKEHIENLLYEWNDMSGGDGLFKAPLQYQSHSKDKKPLLKRHNEKKMGQTDDDSWVTLQSMRQVDDECGIYFMVPR
- a CDS encoding methyltransferase domain-containing protein; amino-acid sequence: MKKWLQEHLICPECLDSQTALTLEIQEEHNDDILEGTLNCPGCGSRYLIQEGVAVIVPQKTLPHTKGHTTYNSQSMMSAYLWSHYSEFFNGPDATDAYRKWASYFKQTDGWALDIGCSVGRLSFELSKTHTYVIGVDTSLSFIKKARQLLSDKKLEFDLIVEGHITEERECELDPEYDYNATEFIVADALALPFRSDLFATAASVNILEKLPDPIQHLKEVNRILQKEQANFLFSDPFSWDESVSSPDLWISGRNKGPGKGRGMDNICQLIKGENNVFDPGFIIQEKGDVLWKIRKTQNLWEHITSQFVIGKRD
- a CDS encoding molybdopterin-containing oxidoreductase family protein, which translates into the protein MGRKQEGICGLCFHSPGCGVIVHFDEDDKIDRLTPDPDAPLGSVLCPIADSAKQVVYSEKRIQQPLKRVGPKGTLKFEPISWDEAYDIIVENLNSLKHKYGPETVGFYAGTGSYERSFKDIYQLKGSKIYLASSILFPFGSPNTFGVGAPCYTSLGVLAPQLTMGCLHTDMFSDVDNSDLILVWGTDPSTSTPPEMFGRLITAANEGARIIVIDPRRTNAARLPGSEWLPIRPGSDGALALGLSHILIRDDWVDDVFVEDWTLGYDEFAEYVKEFTPEYVAQLTGIETDRIEQLAEEIADSEGASYVMYTGLEYTKSGVQNLRAVMVLWALAGQFDVEGGRCFARRENLIPMDKSCQIQTPGYEKSIGKGHFPVYSYFCGGEPHANLLPKAILESEPYKIRSLFVLGASILTSWPDPQLWQNAFDELDFMVSIDLQLTRDAAWADIVLPATTAFEQESYCYYGNALRLRKKIIEPVGQSRSCYDILAELANRLEYGHLYPQDSKALLEQIVQGTGHTMEDLEQAPKNTVRGKTQPMVYRKWEKGLLRKDGKPGFETPSGKFEIKSTILEQFGYNGLPKYEESIETPVSNPRMLKRYPLILGTGPFKPDMKSCLRAIPDFMEKYPYPMVQMNPEDAAARNIKTKDPVVIKTARGSVMMRAYLTEDIMEGFVYAPVGGGGPQGTDEWKKANVNILTDLEQFDPISGFPVYKTLLCQVKKKKRQRRGIAVQDPSLGCVG
- a CDS encoding type I glyceraldehyde-3-phosphate dehydrogenase, with the protein product MKINIAINGYGRIGRCITRALYESEKFYDKINLVAVNEMADANTIYHLTKYDSTHGRFPFNVKNEKSAMVINEDHIKILQEKNIVNLPWKDLNIDAVLDCTGIYNDRQAAELHLLSGAKKVVFSQPAADEMDATIVYGVNHHILRKEHTLISNASCTTNCIIPVLHVLDQVLKIESGSITTIHSAMHDQPVIDAYNPDLRKTRSALQSIIPVNTALEKGISKILPSMEGRFETLAIRVPTTNVSIMDITLLVNKDTNIQAVNNALTRASENDLKNILGVTDEHLVSCDFNHDPRSSVIDLHQTRVSKNRLVKIQAWFDNEWGYSNRMLDTTIAAFEAN
- a CDS encoding ATP-binding protein, yielding MSLKLAIGGKGGVGKTTITSLIARCIAALDKDTKVIAIDADPVANLAAGLGIDESKPITPVSELSDLIAERTGAQPGTMGGFFTLNPKVDDIPDRFSIEKDGVKLLVMGTVQQGGSGCICPESTILKALMNHLVLARNEVVIMDMEAGVEHLGRATSGSVDALIVVVNPGKRSRVAADKIRKLGQDIGIKNIVVLGNRVKSEEDRQLIKDSMPGYQILGFIPEMDEIVTSDRNGTRPFDDINQIPEELKDITKKLIKLSS